A stretch of the Neodiprion lecontei isolate iyNeoLeco1 chromosome 4, iyNeoLeco1.1, whole genome shotgun sequence genome encodes the following:
- the LOC124293897 gene encoding MORC family CW-type zinc finger protein 4-like, whose product MEDDNNTVIPNLHGLWIECCEPTCKKWRYVANIDDPLEVPEKWYCSMNSDKSRNKCSAPECTELPKDEMFIESKFKAGSIVWAKVIGHPWSPAMIDFSPEFKRFYWFDNPNSIVPSQYYVTFFGKTIVTRAWIKSNFFKPFVGNENPSFALKAKLRGKNLTVSQRKKIVEGCAIAEEAMHLTILQRLKKYSYNSWRLAKQLSKLFKNTENSTNSIQPAPHADSGSSENDAGPSGIEKNTLIVINDRPRRSLKQPKKKEQEKYSTKTSFKREKTPVVTTAENENTELNDSGINNATEMSSSSNCDSLNDTCSVNSSLLQDSLTFKGEGTFLAPLNRHAIDTRKEQKNQGVAEKYSVLSDKKHLNVSEIRKAVNKPFQKLVVNSNVAQTKNEEPSSIDKVIEEGEATMVKSPEVIECSPQRPPSSLSLRLRSLNEDRKNRCSLQGSMSEKLIRNDKENELPGSRYLKALSEFTTRDESAHESWTQSGRKTGDQTSAIRKPPAWFFDDKKREEEQEKSFEKVISRMSIDGDIDRIRTEARQSLLSETSGESGPTVSRQNERLEKRPQHIQYIELLTSDEDF is encoded by the exons ATGGAGGACGATAACAATACCGTGATACCCAACTTACATGGTCTCTGGATCGAATGCTGCGAACCAACTTGCAAAAAATGGCGTTACGTAGCGAACATCGATGACCCGCTTGAAGTACCTGAAAAATGGTATTGCTCCATGAATTCCG ATAAATCAAGAAACAAATGTTCGGCACCGGAGTGCACGGAACTCCCGAAGGACGAAATGTTCATCGAGAGTAAATTCAAGGCGGGGAGTATCGTGTGGGCCAAAGTAATCGGGCATCCATGGAGTCCGGCGATGATCGACTTCTCTCCCGAATTTAAGCGATTTTATTGGTTCGACAATCCCAATTCGATCGTACCG AGCCAGTATTACGTgacatttttcggcaaaaCTATAGTGACCCGCGCCTGGATTAAAAGCAATTTCTTCAAACCATTTGTAGGAAACGAGAATCCCTCGTTTGCCCTGAAG GCTAAGCTCCGTGGGAAAAATTTGACCGTTTCACAACGCAAAAAGATTGTCGAAGGATGTGCCATTGCGGAGGAGGCAATGCATCTAACAATTTTgcagagattgaaaaaatacagttaCAACTCTTGGAGATTGGCCAAGCAGCTGTCTAAATTATTTAAGAATACGGAGAATAGCACCAATTCAATTCAACCTGCTCCTCATGCAGATTCTGGTAGCTCTGAAAACG aTGCCGGGCCGAGCGGTATCGAAAAGAATACCCTGATCGTCATAAACGACAGACCGAGAAGATCCCTGAAgcaaccaaaaaaaaaggaacaggaaaaatattcaacaaagaCATCATTTAAACGTGAGAAAACACCCGTAGTAACGACAGCAGAAAATGAGAATACAGAACTCAATGACAGCGGGATAAATAATGCTACCGAAATGTCAAGTAGTTCGAACTGTGATTCGTTGAACGACACTTGTAGCGTTAATTCGAGCCTTCTCCAAGACTCCTTGACGTTTAAAGGCGAGGGAACATTTCTGGCTCCCTTGAACAGACATGCGATTGACACGAGGAAAGAGCAGAAAAACCAAGGTGTAGCAGAAAAATATTCGGTTCTCTCTGACAAGAAACATCTGAACGTATCGGAAATTCGCAAAGCGGTGAACAAGCCATTCCAAAAGCTGGTTGTGAATTCCAACGTAGCTCaaacgaaaaacgaagaacCGTCTTCGATTGACAAAGTCATCGAAGAGGGCGAGGCAACGATGGTCAAATCGCCTGAAGTGATAGAGTGCTCACCTCAGCGTCCGCCCAGTAGTCTTTCCCTGAGGTTGAGATCCCTCAACGAGGACAGAAAGAATCGGTGCAGCCTGCAAGGATCGATGTCCGAGAAGTTGATTAGGAATGACAAAGAAAACGAACTTCCGGGATCTCGATATCTTAAAGCACTCTCCGAATTCACAACGAGAGACGAATCGGCTCATGAAAGTTGGACTCAGTCTGGCCGAAAAACCGGAGACCAGACTTCCGCTATCCGCAAACCGCCGGCATGGTTCTTTGATGATAAGAAGAGGGAGGAAGAGCAGGAGAAAAGCTTTGAGAAAGTGATTTCTCGAATGTCTATCGACGGTGATATCGACAGGATTCGTACCGAGGCAAGACAGAGCTTGCTCAGTGAGACGTCAGGAGAATCGGGTCCGACTGTAAGTCGACAGAATGAGAGGTTGGAAAAACGACCGCAGCACATTCAG TACATCGAGCTGCTCACCAGTGATGAGGATTTTTAA